The Nostoc cf. commune SO-36 genomic sequence TGGTAGTAAACGTTAGGCATATCGGTAATTAAATCGCTGTGTTTTCTGTCATTGAAAGCTTGCTCACCATTGGAAATATGAACTAATTGCCAATCTGGATTTGTCCACGTTTCTCGCGCTGCATAAAGCATCGAAGCTACACTCGGATGATCGTAGCTATCTAAATTTTCGTGGCAAATATGGTGATGGGCATCAAATACCATCGGCACGCCAGCTTGCTGACATACTGCTAAAATTTCATCGGCACTATAGGCGTATTCATCGTTTTCTAGAGTCAAGCGGCTTTTGATGTTTTCTGGTAGTTCGGAAATTACTTTTATTAGTTTTTCAGCCCGTTGAGATTTACCACCATGAATATTCATCAATGACCAAGGCGATCGCGGTAATCCTAGTAAGTCAAGTATACGTCCATGCCATGCTAAATTATTTATACTTGCCTGTACCACTTCGGGAGAATCAGAACTCAGCACTACATACTGATCTGGATGCAACACCATTCTTATAGTCAATGCATTTGCTCGTTCACCGATTGTTGCTAAATCAGCGCTCATTACCTCTAATATATTTGCGCCAATTTCGTCTTCTAAGTCACTTAGGGGAAATAAAGCAGAAGGCATCCGATAAAGCTGAATTTTATTCTGCTGACAAAAAGATAGAGCATCATGCAAACGCTGTAAGTTATACCGATACAGTTCACTTAGGACAACTTTGCGATCGCTAAGGGAAAGTTTTAAGTATCGGGTGCGCGTCATTGTCCGAAAACGCACTTGTTTGTCGGAAGTGATGCAAACTAGCCCTAAATAGGGCGGTGCGCTTTTTTGGCACTGCTGTGCATTAGGTAAATTTGGAAACTCGATTGTGGTCATTAACTAATATTAAACTATTACCTGTTTTAAGCCATTCTTTAATTTAAACAATTTTGACCACTAGCTTACGAGTACCTAAAGAACGATGTCTCTACCTATGTCGTCGTTGATGCCACTGCCAAGCATGGGCGATAATTTCGTTCAAATTAGGATACTCTGGATGCCAGCCCAATATTTTAGTTGCTTTGTCACTGCTGCCAACTAAAATCGGAGGGTCGCCTGGTCTGCGATCGCGTTCTTCTATTTTAATTTCTTTGTCTGTGACTTTTTTCGCAGTTTCTATTACTTGTCTAACTGAAAAGCCACTGCCGTTTCCTAGATTAAATACTTCACTTTGTCCACCTTTGAGTAAATATTCTAAACCTAAAATATGGGCTTGTGCCAAGTCATTCACATGAATATAATCACGGATACAAGTACCATCTGGGGTAGGGTAATCAGTGCCGAAAATCAAAATTGATTCGCGCTTACCAAAAGCAGTTAGTAGTACTAGTGGTATAAGATGAGTTTCCGGCTCGTGGTCTTCACCCAGCAACCCATTCGGTTCAGCACCTGCGGCGTTAAAATAGCGAAAACGTACAGACTTCAAATTGTAGGCGGCATCAAAATCAGATAAAATTCGTTCTACCATCCACTTGCTAGTAGCGTAAGGACTAATGGGATCTTGTGGATGGTCTTCGGTAAGAGGAACAAACTTTGGTACGCCGTAAAGAGCGCAAGTAGAAGAAAAGATAAATTTATTAACTGATGCAGCAACCATTGCTTCTAAAAGCGTCAGAGTGCCTGCAACATTATTTTGGTAATATTTGGCTGGGTCGGTAACAGATTCACCCACTGCAATATAAGCAGCAAAATGCATTACTGCCGTTATATTATGGGTTGAAAATATATTATCAAGTAGGGCGCGATCGCTCATATCCCCAACAATCAATTTTACCTGCAAAACTTCTTCTACAAGTTCTCGATGTCCGTTAGACAGATTGTCTAAAACGATTACTTCATAACCTGCATTTTTCAGTGCTAATACCGCATGGGAACCAATATATCCGGCTCCTCCCGTTACTAAAATCGTTGACATAATTTTGCGATGGGGAATTGGGAATGGGGCATTGGGAATTAATCAATAATTTAATTCTGCGTCCCCTGCTCCCCTTAAAATTAGATTGCCAGCCAGACTATTAATTTCTTTCTTCCAAGTAGCGAGAAATTGCACTGTCAAGGTGTGGCATTAATTCACCACGATCGCTACCAAGAACGCTGTAAGCTGGGCGGGTAGCAATCCAACCAAGTTCTTGTGTTGGACGAGCTATTAGACTGCTGACACTCACACCTGCTTTTTTTGCCGCCAATCGGGCTAAGTCAGACCAAGCGATCGCACTTTTGTTAGCCAAATGCCACAAACCTTTCTCGCCATCAATCAGCAAATCAAGGCTGGTATGGACAAGATCGGGTATGTATGTAGGCGAGACGATCGCATCTTCGGCGGCGACAAAAGTATTACCAGCAGCTAATTGCCGTAGAGCGATCGTCACAAAGTTGTAATCATCCCACGGGCCAAAAAATGCGCTGGTGCGAATCATTAGTGATGCCGGATGAGCCTGTAATACTAGCTTTTCTGCCAAAACTTTGCTGCATCCATATACATTAAGGGGCGCAACGGTATCTGTTTCGACATAAGGATTAGACTCAGCACCATCGAATACCAAATCTGAAGAGAAAGTTAGCAGCGCCACATTATGTTGAGCGCAAGCAGCAGCTAAAATCGCTGCCCCTTCAGCGTTTACCTTTAAACAAACATCGGGTTCGCGTTCGGCATCGTCTACCCGCACGTATCCCGCAGCGTTGACAACTGCCCACGGTTGCAACTCGGTAAGTACTTTATTGACGGAAGCAGGATTGGAAATATCCATATCTTGGCGTCTGAGCAGGCAATATGAAATTCCTCGCACTTCACACAACCGAGCAAAAGCCTGGCCTAGAGTTCCTGTGGCTCCAACGATCGCCAGGGGACGGTTGGAAACAGGGGAGGAAGCCGGGGGAGGAGATGGGAGCGATACGCGACAACTGACTGCTGGGTATAATAGGCGCTCTTGCCGATGCCACCATCCTGGTGTCTCAAGTAGTGGATGATTGGGTTTATGTCCACTGGCTAAATCTCGCACCATTTTAGCGATCGCAGTCTGTCTAGGCTGTGGCGATTCTCCAGAGGAGACGCTACGCGAACGCAAATCAAACACGCCAGGCTCGTAGTATCCTGCGGAGCGAGTCACTAAACTATTCCAATCGTAGCTGCCCAAAAGCGCCCAAACAGTTACAGCCCGAACATCTGCGCCCTGATCTCGTAATTCTTGGGCTGCATTCCACACTTCATTGAGCCAGCGTAGCTGTTCCTCGCGGGTACAACTGAGGTGAACTTCAGTGACAGCAAAGGGTAGTTTGTAGCGTTCCCATGTCTCTTTAAGCAATGTCCGCGGCCCTGCCAAACCCTCAGCACAGACGCGCACTGCTTCTACATCTGCATACTTATCTCGACCATTACCTCCATGCGTCCAAGCTGGATAGGTTTCTAGGTTTTCATCTAAAAAGCGTTCGCTCGTAAGGTAATGGTTAATGCCGATAATGTCAGGCGGACAGGTACATTGCAAAAATTCTTCAAGTTCAGTCTCGCTGATGCCACAGTCGCGTAAGTAACCCCACATTGAATGAGTTGGGTTGATTCGGCCACATAATAAATCCAAACTCAACCAACGACGCTCGTTTTCTAGCTCTGCTTGATAAGCCAGCTTTGGTGTACTATGAGTTTTACCCAAATCCTCAGTTTGTACGAGTTGGGCATTGGGGTTGACTTCCCGAATTGCTTGCATCGAAAGAGCGATCGCTTTACACTCTCCTAATAAAGCACGGGCAAAAGTTAAATCGTCCTGTCCGTGAGGATACCAGTGACCGTACATCCCGCTAAATCGTGCTGTTGTCAGTGGCTCGTTTATCGGTGTGTAATGTGTTATCCAAGGATAGCGTTCTGCAACTGCACGCGCAAACACCGCTAGTTTCTCAGGAAATTCTGGATCTACTAAGCTAGTATCACGCGGCCCACTACCATGATGTACTAATCCCACAATTGGACAAATGCCGAGTTCGCGCAAGCGTCCCAGCCGTTCATCCGTCCACGACCAATCAGCATTCTCTAAACCATTGGGCGCTATTCGCTCCCAAATTACTGGATAACGGATGGCGTGTATACCAAGTTGGGCGAATAAATCTAGGTCATCCAAGCGCGTTGCATGACCATTGCGTTCTAACTGGTCAAAATACTCTTCACCTACACGGTTAACCGTACACTCTACACCAGCCCAAACTTCTAGAGGAAGTTTTGATTTAGGAGTATTGAGCGTCGAGTCGAAAGCAGAAGCCATAATTTACAACTCAAGCTGATATTTTATTTGATGGGTTAATTTCAAGTTTTGTAGTGGCGTGTTATGCCGTAAACTAACGCACCGCACTATCCTAGATTTTTAGTGCGTTAGGACTAGGGCGTGTTTTCAAAATCTTAGATCCCCCTAAATCCACGCCAGTTGCTCATGGGGGAAACCCCCAAGACCGCACTGGCTCCCCTTAAAAAGGGGGACTTTAAGAGATGAGATTCTTAGCCCCCCTTTTGAAGGCTACGGTGTACACACAAGTCTTCTAGAGTTGTTGCGTAACATAAGGAAGGTTAATTTTTGCAGGTCGATGCATCAAAGGTGCAGGTCGATGCATTAAAGGTGCAGGTCGATGCATCAAAGGTGCAAGTCGATGCAACAAAGGTGCAAGTCGATGCAACAAAGGTGCAAGTTGATGCAACAAAGGTGCAAGTTGATGCAACAAAGGTGCAGGTCAAGAAACTTGTGTGTACACAATAGCTTTTGAAGGGGGGTTGGGGGGATCTAAAAAATTAGGAGGCTAAACGAGTAGTTTGAAAACACCCCCTAATGTCCATAACGCACCCTACAAATACAAAGCAGTCATAATTACAAATTATTTAAGCTTTGACTGCAATTTGTTTGTACACAGACAAAGCCTGAGCAACACATTGATCCATGTTGTAGTACTTGTAGGTCGCCAGTCGTCCCACAAAATATACTCCTGGTGTTGTATCAGATAGCGCCTTGTACTGCTTGTACATTTCGTTATTTTCAGGACGCGGTACAGGATAATAAGGATCTCCTTCAGCTTTTGGAAACTCATAAACAATACTAGTTTTAGAGTGTTCCTGACCAGTTAAATACTTAAACTCTGTCACACGAGTATAAAGCTGTTCATTAGGATAATTGATCACTGGCGCTTTTTGAAATACAGAAGTGTTGTGCGTCTCATGTTTGAAATCAAGCGAGCGATAGGGTAGTTTGCCGTAGCGATAATCAAAGTATTCGTCAACAGGCCCGGAGTAAACCATCTCGCGGCAAGGTATAGCTTTTTGGATTTCCTGATAATCGGTGTTGAGCATTACCTTGATATTCGGATGATTTAGCATATTGTCAAACATCCGGGTAAAGCCGTGTAGTGGCATCGCTTGGTAGCTATCGGTAAAATAGCGATCGTCACGATTAGTACGAGTCGGAATTCTGGCAATTACTGATTTATCAAGTTCCGATGGGTCAAGTCCCCATTGCTTGCGCGTGTAATTTCGGAAAAACTTTTCATACAGTTCTCGACCAACTTTACTGACCACCACATCTTCACTAGTGCGGATGGATTCTACGGGTTCAGCAAGGGATTTGTAAAACTCCTCCACCTCAAATGAATTGAGATTCATCCCATACAACTTGTTGATGGTGTCAAGGTTAATCGGAATCGGCACAAGTTGCCCGTCTACACTAGCAAGGACGCGATGCTCGTAAGACCGCCACTGAGTAAAGCGCGAGAGGTATTCAAAAACTTCGCGGGAGTTTGTGTGAAAAATGTGGGGGCCGTATTTGTGTACGAGAACACCATCATCATTGTAATGATCGTAGGCATTGCCGCCTATGTGGTTGCGCTTGTCTACAACCAGCACTTTTTTACCTTGAGTTGCCAAACGTTCTGCAATGACGCTACCAGAAAAACCAGCGCCGACAACTAAGTAATCGAAGACAAAATCTCTGGTAATGATATTTGGTGCTTGTTTACCAACTGCACCTGTGGAGTTAGCTTTGTCTTCACCATCACGGGCTGCAATGGCAGAGTCAATCAGCTTCATCATTGATGCCCAAGTGCGATCCCAAGAAATCTTCTCTAAAAAGACATCTACTCGACTCAACCATTCTGAGGCTGGGGTGTCTTCTTGCATTGCTTGTTCTGCGGCAGCGACGAACTCTGAAACTGTGTCTGCAATTCGCACCAGTTTTGATTCTCCGTAAGGACGAACCACATCTCGAATTGAGGTAGATACTACAGGTCTACCTGCGGCAAGATATTCTGGAGTTTTGGTAGGGCTAATAAAACGTGTTGATTCGTTACGCGCAAACGGCAACATTGCCAAGTCCCACCCTGCTAAATAGGCAGGTAGCTGTTTATAATCTCTACCACCGAGATAATGGATGTTTTCATGCTGTGGCAGAGTTGCGGGATCGATTTTGACAACTGGGCCAATAATTACTAAATGCCAGTCGGGGCGTGCTTCGGCAATCCCAGCAAGCAATTCAATATCCATCCGTTCATCAATTACGCCAAAGAACCCAAGGCGAGGATGAGGAATATGAGCTTGATCTTCTGGTTCTTGAACAGTTCTCGCCTGACCAAAGTGGGGGACATCTACACTGCTGGGAAAGGCATAAACGTTGGGGTGCTGGTTCACTTTACTTTCGTAAAGGCTTTGTCCCCCTGTAAATACTAAGTCTGCACGGCTGAATAATTCGGCTTCGTAATTCTTTAAAGTGGGTGATGCTCCTTGGAATGCAGACAATTCATCCATGCAATCGTACACCACAGCTTGGGGTTGCAAGTGGCGGGTAAACGCGATCGCCATTGGGGTGTAATACCAACAAATATACTTGTTGATATTATGCTCTGCAAACAAACTATCAATTAATACTTGTAAATTTGCGTTTATTGCTTCTTCACTTAAACCTTGTGGTAGGTGTGGCACAACCACAACTACTCCATCAGAATCTTCGTTTACATCTAACCTTGCCAAGGGTTCTTCAGAGATAATTGCCTCCTCAATAAAGAACACTCGCTTTCCTTGAGCGCAGCGACTAAGTAGATGTTGTGGTCTTTGATAAACGAAATTCCAACGCAAATGAGATAAGCAAACTATATCAGGCGTATCTTGAAAGGTTTCTGTCGGAACTTTTTTATTATTAGACGAACTTAAATTCAACAGTGATGTACTTGATGGTTGCATTTCGACTGGCTGCGATCGCTTTGTTTTACGCTGCTTGGGCGAAATAATATTGCTGACACCGTTGTTTTGGACTTGAGATTTTTCACTTGCCATAGTTTCTCTCGTTATTTAGATGATTAATTCCAAATTAGCCAATCGCTAATACCTTTTCTTTGTTTGTAAGGCAGCGTAAAACTCACTTTCATACAAAAGTTTGCAACATAAATTGGCTGCTTTTCAATATCGAATTGGTATAATAAAGTAGTTGGTTGCGTTAATTAAGTACTATAGTACTCTTATATGTTTAATTTATTCATCTATCAAAATAAATATAAAATCTCTTTTTGTATTAAGTCTTAAGCACTATCTTTTTATCAATAATCTCAAGCAAAATATTAATTTATGTAACGCAAATTTTTATATTTGCAAAAAATATTGCAGATATAGTTTTGTGTCTGTTTGGTTTCGCACCTAAGATTAATTAAAATAATAATTGTTAGTATAATATTAATAAATTCAATTTATTATTTATTATTTCTCACAACAATGCTAGCACTACACGCCTACTAGAATTGTAGTTTTGCAGTTTCTTATGCTTTGCTGCCCAGATAAGATTGTTGCCTTTGGGTAAGACATTTTTCGGTTTAATGCCATTGTTCGGTAACAATATTTTGTTTAATAGATATCTGGTGAAATTAAATATGCGTTATCCAGAACCCTTGTAGAGACGTGTAGCAGTGATACACGTCTCTACATTCTTTTTCACCAGATGCCTAAGTTCCCTAGCGATCGCTGTTGATAGTCTGCGGTGTCCAGGTAGGGCCTTGGCAAAGGGGCCCTTCTGGTTTCCAGATCAGCATATCTAGGCAGATTTGCCGCATATCCATATTTTTCGCCCAAGCATGGTAGACAATATACTCAGTTTTTCCATCTGGCCCAAGAACGATAGAGTTATGTCCCGGCCCTATAACAAAATTAGGAATAGACTTTAGCACCCGTGGCCCAGTTTCGTTACCTGCATCAGAATAAGGCCCCATCACGTTGTCAGCGACGCCATAATCTACACCGTAATTTTCAGTTTCCCAGCGTCCACCACTATAAAAGCAGTAGTATTTGCCTTCATGCTTACGAACACAGGGGCCTTCTAAAGTATGCCAATCATAGATTTCACCGTACATCAAACGGTTCGCTAAAAACCGTTGCCAATCGGATCGCGCACGCAAAACTACTTTCCCTTCACCAGCAAGCTTAGTCATGGTTTGGAGTCGGTCTACTACTAATGCTGTGCCAGCACGCACTCCATCCGATGTATCGAGAAAGTCACGGGCATAAAACAAATACCATTGTCCATCATCATCACAGAATGGGTGCGGGTCGATCGCAAAAGGGCAAGACTTTGGATCTCCAACTGGCTCACCAACATCTTGATAAGGCCCTAACGGAGTATCGCTTGTAGCTACACGTAACTGATGATTCTTGTCTTCATGCCCTACAGAGTAGTAGAGATAAAACTGTCCATCGCAGTAAGCAACTTCGGGGGCCCAGAAATTATCGCCAAGGGCTGGATCTGGTCGCTGTAGTGCGTTACCAACAAAATCCCAGTTCACAAAGTCGAAAGAGCGTAACAAAGGAAAGACACGCGATTTGTTATTGAAGTTAACATTCGGTACGTCCGCTATTGCATCTACCGTTCCTTCTGCTTCTGCTGCACCAGTGCCGATCGCATAATATACGCCTTCATGTTGCCAAACAAAAGGATCGGCAAAATAACCTTTGTAGACTGGATTAGTATAAGTTTGCATCTTAATTATCTATAGGAATGACAAAAATCCTTCTTCCACTAGTAGTCTGGCAAGTCAACTTTAACGGGTAGATAAATTCTTCAATTTCTCTTCTTTCCTTCTTCCTTCGCGTACTTCGCGTCTTCGCGGTTCGTTCCTTTACCCTTCAAACTTTGCTTGCCAAACTACTAGTACTCTGTCAAGCCAACTATGCTGGGTGAGACACTTCTGAAACATCTCTTTTCTTCTCTCTCTGTGCCCTCTGCGCCTCTGTGGTTCGTTTATTTACCCTTCAAACTTCGCTTGATAGACCATTAGTGGTTAGTCAAGTTAAGTTTGCTGGGTTTGTAGTGAGGGCTTTAAAGCTTAAATCAAAGACTAAAGTCCTGACTACAAACTTATTTACCAAACATTCTTGCCTTGAAAGACTACTAGTATTTGAAATTCACGTAAGTTTCAACTTTGTTCTGAGGTAAGCTTTCTACCAGCTGACACCGTAGCATCTGCTTTAGCTTTTCTGGCAGGCTTTCATAGTAGTCTTTTGGGAGAGTCAAATCTACCTTTGGTGTGTGCAACCAATGCATAGCATAGCCCATGACTACCATCGGTCTTGGTTGGTTTGTCCGATTGGGGGAACCCCGATGCAGTGCTAAAGGCGATCGCACCATGACATCACCAGGCTGCATATAAAAAGATTCCATCGGAATTTCACCACTGGCAACCTTTTCTAATCCTTCTTCACGCGGTAATACATGAGTCCCGCGTGCCATTTGGAACGGGCCGTTTTCTGCGGTTACTTCCACCAGGGGAAAGTTGACCGCTAGGGCGTAAAGTGGTGTAACTATGCGATCGCTAAACAGTGGACGAAAATCCCGATGGGTTTCCTGATAATCCGAACCCTGGAATGGGACATCAACTCCCATTTGAACCATCACGTATTCTTGGTAAAACACGCGCTCTAAAATACCCATAATCACTGGATTGGCAAAAACTAATTCATTAGCAAATGGGTAAATCCAAGGCAATGTCAGATAGTAGCGGGGAAATTTCCCGAGGAGCCAACCCACCTGGTTGATTTTGACGCTCGTGAAATAACTTTTCAAAAGCTTGTGCCCACTCGTCAATGAATTTTTGCTCAAAAACACCGCGAATGACACAAATTCCGTCTTTATTCAGTTCTTGAGCTAATTGGTCTAGGTCGGTAGCTGAATATTTCACTATACCGCCTATACTTTGAACCATCTTTTTTATCCTCTCCAACTTATAACTAGAGTCGTCTTAATATCAGACTTCTAAGAGATTTTTTTATTGCTTGTCGATGGTAGCGTACTATTTTCCAAATTAGTGGCTTATACCAATTCTCCGTAACAATTAATTAAACTTAATTATGCTCAATTACTTAACGTGTCGCGGAAGTCCCCACCAACTCTTGGAGACGCTACGCGAACAATGTACTCATAAGGTGGGTATTGTGAGCGGGGTATGAGGATTACATCTGGAATTAATTTTTTACGCAGTAAAAACAAATTCTGGATGTATGACGAATCCCCAAAATTTTCTGGTAAGATATAGACTGTCTTGACCATCAATGCCGCAAGCGAAAACCAAGCTAATAAGTATATGTTGCAAGAGAAAAATTTGGGTCTTGGGAACCAGGACTCCTGCCCTTGGAGGGAATGTCAGACCAAAAAAACTACAGAGTTTTAGAGGCTATTCCCGATGAATTGGGAAGCTTAGACTTCAGCCGTAGGCAAGTCTGAGTAGTTCACCAAACTAACTCTTTGACACTCCAGGCAATGCAACACTATCGCCTGGCTTTGAAGGGCCATCTGACTGTCAGAATAGTACAGTCAGACTCAGCAACCCACCAATGGGACACACCCGCACACCAGAGAACGTAATCACCTTCACAAGTTAATAAAATTTCTCTATCTTCAAATTGCAGACGAAATTCTCCGTCAATGAGAATTGAAAGCGTAGCAGCTTGGTTATTTACTGCCCATTCAGTTCTACTGTCACCTGCTTTGTGAACAGCCCATTTTACTTCTAGCATTTCCGTGGAACGCGGATCGTCTTCAGGGGTGATAAAGTGACCCATGAACCATCCCCAACGATTCACACCTTCAACGGCTGCGTTTCCGTAAACAACTTTAGGCTGCATCATTTAACTCCAAAGAAGGAACCAAGATTTGTCCGTTGTAACCAGCTTGCTTATATTGTTCAAGGACATGAGTTGCAATACTTTTGGCTTCACCAGCCGCAACTAAAGCGACACTTGCGCCGCCAAAACCAGCACCTGTAAGTCTTGCACCAAAGACTCCCGGAGTTTTTTGCAACAGTTCAACTAGAGTATCTAGGGCAGGTACGGATACTTCGTAATCGTCTCGCAAGCTGGCGTGGGACGCATTCATCAATTCACCAAAGCGCTCAGATGTGACTCCCTGCAATACTTCCAAGACGCGGTTATCTTCTGTAACCACATGACGGGCGCGACGGCGTAAAGGTTCGGGTAATTTTTCTGTTACTTCAGCATCAGTAATATCTCGTAGTGCCTTAACTCCAAGCGATCGCGCCGCCTCTTCACACTCAGCCCGACGCTGGTTATAACCGCTACCTGCAAGGGTTCGGGGCACACCACTATCAATAACCAAAATCTCTGCGTTGTCAGGCAAAGGCATCACTTGGCGTTCTAAAGTCCGAGTATCTAAAAACAAGATATGCTCAGTATCA encodes the following:
- a CDS encoding glycoside hydrolase family 43 protein; amino-acid sequence: MQTYTNPVYKGYFADPFVWQHEGVYYAIGTGAAEAEGTVDAIADVPNVNFNNKSRVFPLLRSFDFVNWDFVGNALQRPDPALGDNFWAPEVAYCDGQFYLYYSVGHEDKNHQLRVATSDTPLGPYQDVGEPVGDPKSCPFAIDPHPFCDDDGQWYLFYARDFLDTSDGVRAGTALVVDRLQTMTKLAGEGKVVLRARSDWQRFLANRLMYGEIYDWHTLEGPCVRKHEGKYYCFYSGGRWETENYGVDYGVADNVMGPYSDAGNETGPRVLKSIPNFVIGPGHNSIVLGPDGKTEYIVYHAWAKNMDMRQICLDMLIWKPEGPLCQGPTWTPQTINSDR
- the uvsE gene encoding UV DNA damage repair endonuclease UvsE, which encodes MTTIEFPNLPNAQQCQKSAPPYLGLVCITSDKQVRFRTMTRTRYLKLSLSDRKVVLSELYRYNLQRLHDALSFCQQNKIQLYRMPSALFPLSDLEDEIGANILEVMSADLATIGERANALTIRMVLHPDQYVVLSSDSPEVVQASINNLAWHGRILDLLGLPRSPWSLMNIHGGKSQRAEKLIKVISELPENIKSRLTLENDEYAYSADEILAVCQQAGVPMVFDAHHHICHENLDSYDHPSVASMLYAARETWTNPDWQLVHISNGEQAFNDRKHSDLITDMPNVYYQVPWIEVEAKQKEQAIALLRSSWLIKNNCT
- the glf gene encoding UDP-galactopyranose mutase, with the protein product MASEKSQVQNNGVSNIISPKQRKTKRSQPVEMQPSSTSLLNLSSSNNKKVPTETFQDTPDIVCLSHLRWNFVYQRPQHLLSRCAQGKRVFFIEEAIISEEPLARLDVNEDSDGVVVVVPHLPQGLSEEAINANLQVLIDSLFAEHNINKYICWYYTPMAIAFTRHLQPQAVVYDCMDELSAFQGASPTLKNYEAELFSRADLVFTGGQSLYESKVNQHPNVYAFPSSVDVPHFGQARTVQEPEDQAHIPHPRLGFFGVIDERMDIELLAGIAEARPDWHLVIIGPVVKIDPATLPQHENIHYLGGRDYKQLPAYLAGWDLAMLPFARNESTRFISPTKTPEYLAAGRPVVSTSIRDVVRPYGESKLVRIADTVSEFVAAAEQAMQEDTPASEWLSRVDVFLEKISWDRTWASMMKLIDSAIAARDGEDKANSTGAVGKQAPNIITRDFVFDYLVVGAGFSGSVIAERLATQGKKVLVVDKRNHIGGNAYDHYNDDGVLVHKYGPHIFHTNSREVFEYLSRFTQWRSYEHRVLASVDGQLVPIPINLDTINKLYGMNLNSFEVEEFYKSLAEPVESIRTSEDVVVSKVGRELYEKFFRNYTRKQWGLDPSELDKSVIARIPTRTNRDDRYFTDSYQAMPLHGFTRMFDNMLNHPNIKVMLNTDYQEIQKAIPCREMVYSGPVDEYFDYRYGKLPYRSLDFKHETHNTSVFQKAPVINYPNEQLYTRVTEFKYLTGQEHSKTSIVYEFPKAEGDPYYPVPRPENNEMYKQYKALSDTTPGVYFVGRLATYKYYNMDQCVAQALSVYKQIAVKA
- the galE gene encoding UDP-glucose 4-epimerase GalE is translated as MSTILVTGGAGYIGSHAVLALKNAGYEVIVLDNLSNGHRELVEEVLQVKLIVGDMSDRALLDNIFSTHNITAVMHFAAYIAVGESVTDPAKYYQNNVAGTLTLLEAMVAASVNKFIFSSTCALYGVPKFVPLTEDHPQDPISPYATSKWMVERILSDFDAAYNLKSVRFRYFNAAGAEPNGLLGEDHEPETHLIPLVLLTAFGKRESILIFGTDYPTPDGTCIRDYIHVNDLAQAHILGLEYLLKGGQSEVFNLGNGSGFSVRQVIETAKKVTDKEIKIEERDRRPGDPPILVGSSDKATKILGWHPEYPNLNEIIAHAWQWHQRRHR
- a CDS encoding signal peptidase I; protein product: MMQPKVVYGNAAVEGVNRWGWFMGHFITPEDDPRSTEMLEVKWAVHKAGDSRTEWAVNNQAATLSILIDGEFRLQFEDREILLTCEGDYVLWCAGVSHWWVAESDCTILTVRWPFKARR
- the galK gene encoding galactokinase, coding for MDFQQVFGKPPETQASAPGRVNLLGEHTDYNDGFVLPTAIPQSTTVQLGLSRDRQHHFYSENFNEQVSISDINHTPSGFASYIFGCIEVLQKAGYTIPSLSVYVKSSVPMGSGLSSSAALEVATLRALRQLLNLPIDDVEIAQFAQQAEIQYAGVQCGIMDQMASSLADTEHILFLDTRTLERQVMPLPDNAEILVIDSGVPRTLAGSGYNQRRAECEEAARSLGVKALRDITDAEVTEKLPEPLRRRARHVVTEDNRVLEVLQGVTSERFGELMNASHASLRDDYEVSVPALDTLVELLQKTPGVFGARLTGAGFGGASVALVAAGEAKSIATHVLEQYKQAGYNGQILVPSLELNDAA
- a CDS encoding phytanoyl-CoA dioxygenase family protein — encoded protein: MVQSIGGIVKYSATDLDQLAQELNKDGICVIRGVFEQKFIDEWAQAFEKLFHERQNQPGGLAPREISPLLSDIALDLPIC
- a CDS encoding phytanoyl-CoA dioxygenase family protein, producing the protein MPWIYPFANELVFANPVIMGILERVFYQEYVMVQMGVDVPFQGSDYQETHRDFRPLFSDRIVTPLYALAVNFPLVEVTAENGPFQMARGTHVLPREEGLEKVASGEIPMESFYMQPGDVMVRSPLALHRGSPNRTNQPRPMVVMGYAMHWLHTPKVDLTLPKDYYESLPEKLKQMLRCQLVESLPQNKVETYVNFKY
- a CDS encoding family 1 glycosylhydrolase — encoded protein: MASAFDSTLNTPKSKLPLEVWAGVECTVNRVGEEYFDQLERNGHATRLDDLDLFAQLGIHAIRYPVIWERIAPNGLENADWSWTDERLGRLRELGICPIVGLVHHGSGPRDTSLVDPEFPEKLAVFARAVAERYPWITHYTPINEPLTTARFSGMYGHWYPHGQDDLTFARALLGECKAIALSMQAIREVNPNAQLVQTEDLGKTHSTPKLAYQAELENERRWLSLDLLCGRINPTHSMWGYLRDCGISETELEEFLQCTCPPDIIGINHYLTSERFLDENLETYPAWTHGGNGRDKYADVEAVRVCAEGLAGPRTLLKETWERYKLPFAVTEVHLSCTREEQLRWLNEVWNAAQELRDQGADVRAVTVWALLGSYDWNSLVTRSAGYYEPGVFDLRSRSVSSGESPQPRQTAIAKMVRDLASGHKPNHPLLETPGWWHRQERLLYPAVSCRVSLPSPPPASSPVSNRPLAIVGATGTLGQAFARLCEVRGISYCLLRRQDMDISNPASVNKVLTELQPWAVVNAAGYVRVDDAEREPDVCLKVNAEGAAILAAACAQHNVALLTFSSDLVFDGAESNPYVETDTVAPLNVYGCSKVLAEKLVLQAHPASLMIRTSAFFGPWDDYNFVTIALRQLAAGNTFVAAEDAIVSPTYIPDLVHTSLDLLIDGEKGLWHLANKSAIAWSDLARLAAKKAGVSVSSLIARPTQELGWIATRPAYSVLGSDRGELMPHLDSAISRYLEERN